The following proteins are encoded in a genomic region of Arachis ipaensis cultivar K30076 chromosome B02, Araip1.1, whole genome shotgun sequence:
- the LOC107628573 gene encoding uncharacterized protein LOC107628573 codes for MNEQKEMQYVCFKTLDMFYGIDVSDLLSPPKELEDQAVLTWASLPPIPAAFKADLPAFCMQLVEFDSNFYLLGGLQNRPFAKSRFGPPSFKTFQLHLEEDNEKQKQKQLTFKEVDSISKPPMCYAKMVFDYEKIKKDYYFIQFDPMMPRVSSDSFWVLPSQTRDWQPLPSPPDLGLSIFDVLETNHFVYDEKIYFQTIYMTNDGSMELKSKTSSPSVGDMTDDAFMELKSKTSSPNVGELESVLFYSFDPSLGGGTWTIQGGADAFIESFSFTVQGRQRYHRPITLPLPVRGDYSLHLSTSDIERSDHFGEWKNGYKATLHALLVNKRGVRFVQPIEGCFEGIQPAFYAACPTLVYLDNNMVCAMLIGFLEEHHKRRCPLFCVSIFQLSIMEDAIDMDYINSPAHKKVHNFLTVNVIRRNVYSMVDYLERPFIRRDIYPFIDEIKEFLWIESKDLLSPVSKKPKLI; via the exons ATGAACGAACAAAAAGAGATGCAATACGTGTGTTTCAAGACGCTAGATATGTTTTATGGAATCGACGTCTCCGATTTGCTTTCTCCGCCCAAGGAGTTGGAGGACCAGGCGGTGCTGACTTGGGCTTCTCTTCCTCCGATTCCAGCTGCTTTCAAGGCTGATCTTCCGGCTTTCTGCATGCAGCTTGTGGAGTTCGACTCCAACTTCTATCTCCTCGGCGGTCTTCAAAATCGTCCTTTCGCCAAATCTCGTTTCGGTCCTCCTTCGTTCAAAACATTCCAACTTCATCTGGAAGAAGATAATGagaaacagaagcagaagcagtTAACGTTCAAGGAGGTGGACTCAATCTCTAAACCACCAATGTGCTACGCCAAGATGGTGTTCGACTACGAAAAAATTAAGAAGGATTATTATTTCATCCAGTTCGATCCCATGATGCCTCGAGTATCATCGGATTCCTTCTGGGTTCTGCCCTCACAAACACGTGACTGGCAACCTCTACCGTCTCCTCCTGACTTGGGCCTCAGTATTTTTGATGTACTTGAAACAAATCATTTTGTGTAtgatgaaaaaatatattttcaaaccATTTATATGACAAATGATGGATCTATGGAATTAAAGAGCAAAACTTCTTCACCCAGTGTTGGAGATATGACAGATGATGCATTTATGGAATTAAAGAGCAAAACTTCTTCACCCAATGTTGGAGAGTTGGAAAGCGTGCTCTTCTATTCCTTTGATCCATCCTTGGGAGGTGGGACATGGACTATACAGGGGGGAGCTGATGCATTCATAGAATCTTTCAGTTTTACTGTTCAGGGCAGACAGCGCTACCACCGTCCCATTACACTGCCTCTTCCAG TTCGCGGGGATTATAGTCTTCATCTCTCTACTTCTGACATTGAAAGATCCGATCATTTTGGTGAATGGAAAAATGGATATAAAGCAACCTTACATGCCTTGCTTGTGAACAAAAGAGGTGTTCGATTTGTTCAGCCAATCGAGGGTTGTTTTGAGGGCATCCAACCTGCATTTTATGCTGCATGTCCGACTCTCGTCTACCTTGATAACAACATGGTTTGTGCCATGTTAATTGGCTTTCTAGAGGAGCATCATAAACGTagatgtccattattttgtgtttcTATATTTCAGTTATCTATCATGGAGGATGCTATTGATATGGATTACATTAACAGTCCTGCTCATAAAAAGGTTCATAATTTCTTAACTGTTAATGTAATCAGGAGAAATGTCTATTCCATGGTAGATTATTTGGAAAGACCTTTTATACGGAGAGACATATACCCATTTATAGATGAAATTAAGGAATTTCTTTGGATAGAGTCAAAAGATCTTCTCTCTCCTGTGTCAAAGAAGCCAAAGCTCATCTAG
- the LOC107626097 gene encoding receptor-like cytosolic serine/threonine-protein kinase RBK2 isoform X1, which yields MKEKVDSPVTVLEDYFRSSDSSETSCSKDHDHSGLDSESQEISRPSCSRWHSFVQILKGKSSSKNNTLLHPLNISRRMSSSMRESLWPSCLLDVASPSPCRSPWKIFSHHDIQLATNHFSQENLIGKGGYAEVYKGCLPNNQVVAIKRLTRGTADEIIGDFLSELGVMAHVNHPNTAKLVGYGVDGGMHLVLELSEKGSLASLLYGSKEKLAWCMRQKIAVGTAKGILYLHEGCQRRIIHRDIKAANILLTEDYEPQICDFGLAKWLPQNWTHHTVSKFEGTFGYLAPEYLLHGIVDEKTDVFAFGVLLLELVSGRRALDYSQQSLVLWAKPLLRKNEIKELIDPSLDEEFDTRELNLMLLAASLCIQQSSIRRPSIRQVVQLLNGNLSCFKGMKKTRFPFFRKVFQEELLDSE from the exons atgaaggAAAAAGTGGATTCACCAGTTACAGTTCTTGAGGACTATTTCAGGTCCTCAGATTCATCAGAAACAAGTTGTTCAAAAGATCATGATCATAGTGGTTTGGATTCTGAGTCTCAAGAAATTTCAAGGCCAAGTTGTTCAAGGTGGCATTCGTTTGTTCAAATTTTGAAGGGAAAATCATCATCCAAGAACAACACATTGTTGCACCCTTTGAACATAtcaagaagaatgagtagtaGCATGAGAGAGTCTCTATGGCCAAGTTGCCTCTTAGATGTTGCAAGCCCTTCACCTTGTAGGTCACCTTGGAAGATCTTCTCTCACCATGATATTCAACTAGCAACCAATCATTTCAGCCAAG AAAACTTGATTGGAAAAGGTGGTTATGCTGAGGTTTACAAAGGGTGTTTACCAAATAATCAGGTTGTAGCAATTAAGAGGCTAACAAGAGGAACTGCTGATGAGATCATAGGTGACTTTTTATCAGAACTTGGAGTTATGGCACATGTCAATCACCCCAACACTGCTAAGCTTGTTGGTTATGGTGTGGATGGTGGAATGCACCTTGTTCTTGAATTGTCTGAGAAAGGGAGCTTAGCTTCACTGCTTTATG GTTCGAAGGAGAAATTAGCATGGTGCATGAGGCAAAAAATTGCAGTAGGAACAGCAAAGGGTATATTATATCTTCATGAGGGTTGTCAAAGAAGAATAATTCATAGAGATATAAAAGCTGCAAATATATTGCTCACTGAGGACTATGAGCCTCAG ATATGTGATTTTGGGCTAGCAAAATGGCTACCGCAGAATTGGACTCACCACACTGTTTCGAAATTTGAAGGAACTTTTGG GTACCTTGCACCTGAGTACTTGCTTCATGGAATTGTTGATGAGAAAACAGATGTATTTGCTTTTGGTGTGCTTCTATTAGAATTGGTCAGTGGAAGGCGTGCACTTGATTATTCACAACAAAGCCTTGTTTTGTGG GCAAAACCATTGCTGAGAAAGAATGAAATTAAGGAGCTGATTGATCCATCACTAGATGAAGAATTTGACACAAGGGAGTTGAATCTCATGTTATTGGCAGCTTCTTTGTGCATTCAACAATCTTCAATTCGTCGCCCCTCTATCAGACAG GTTGTTCAACTTTTAAATGGAAATCTCAGCTGCTTTAAGGGCATGAAGAAAACTAGATTTCCATTCTTCAGAAAAGTCTTCCAAGAAGAACTCCTTGATTCTGAATAA
- the LOC110269075 gene encoding uncharacterized protein LOC110269075 has translation MDYTGGADAFIESFGFTVQGRQRFHRPITLPLPVSGDYSLHLSTSDIERSNHFGEWENGYKATLHALLVNKRGVRFVQPIEGCFEGIQPAFYYACPTLVYLGDNMVCAMLIGFLEEHHKRRCPLICVSVFNLSIMENAIDMDYINSPDLKKVHNFLTVNVMRRNVYSMVDYLETHLILRDVYPFIDEIKEFLWTESKDPLFPVSKKPKLI, from the exons ATGGACTATACAGGGGGAGCTGATGCATTCATAGAATCTTTCGGTTTTACTGTTCAGGGCAGACAGCGCTTCCACCGTCCCATTACACTGCCTCTTCCAG TCAGCGGGGATTATAGTCTTCATCTCTCTACTTCTGACATTGAAAGATCCAATCATTTTGGTGAATGGGAAAATGGGTATAAAGCAACCTTACATGCCTTGCTTGTGAACAAAAGAGGTGTTCGATTTGTTCAGCCAATCGAGGGTTGCTTTGAGGGCATCCAACCTGCATTTTATTATGCATGTCCAACTCTCGTCTACCTTGGTGACAACATGGTTTGTGCCATGTTAATTGGCTTTCTAGAGGAGCATCATAAACGTAGATGTCCATTAATTTGTGTTTCTGTATTTAATTTATCTATCATGGAGAATGCTATTGATATGGATTACATTAACAGTCCTGATCTTAAAAAGGTTCATAATTTCTTAACTGTTAATGTAATGAGGAGAAATGTCTATTCCATGGTAGATTATTTGGAAACACATTTAATACTGAGAGACGTGTACCCATTTATAGATGAAATTAAGGAATTTCTTTGGACAGAGTCAAAGGATCCTCTCTTTCCTGTGTCAAAGAAGCCAAAGCTCATCTAG
- the LOC107626097 gene encoding receptor-like cytosolic serine/threonine-protein kinase RBK2 isoform X2, giving the protein MKEKVDSPVTVLEDYFRSSDSSETSCSKDHDHSGLDSESQEISRPSCSRWHSFVQILKGKSSSKNNTLLHPLNISRRMSSSMRESLWPSCLLDVASPSPCRSPWKIFSHHDIQLATNHFSQENLIGKGGYAEVYKGCLPNNQVVAIKRLTRGTADEIIGDFLSELGVMAHVNHPNTAKLVGYGVDGGMHLVLELSEKGSLASLLYGSKEKLAWCMRQKIAVGTAKGILYLHEGCQRRIIHRDIKAANILLTEDYEPQICDFGLAKWLPQNWTHHTVSKFEGTFGYLAPEYLLHGIVDEKTDVFAFGVLLLELVSGRRALDYSQQSLVLQNHC; this is encoded by the exons atgaaggAAAAAGTGGATTCACCAGTTACAGTTCTTGAGGACTATTTCAGGTCCTCAGATTCATCAGAAACAAGTTGTTCAAAAGATCATGATCATAGTGGTTTGGATTCTGAGTCTCAAGAAATTTCAAGGCCAAGTTGTTCAAGGTGGCATTCGTTTGTTCAAATTTTGAAGGGAAAATCATCATCCAAGAACAACACATTGTTGCACCCTTTGAACATAtcaagaagaatgagtagtaGCATGAGAGAGTCTCTATGGCCAAGTTGCCTCTTAGATGTTGCAAGCCCTTCACCTTGTAGGTCACCTTGGAAGATCTTCTCTCACCATGATATTCAACTAGCAACCAATCATTTCAGCCAAG AAAACTTGATTGGAAAAGGTGGTTATGCTGAGGTTTACAAAGGGTGTTTACCAAATAATCAGGTTGTAGCAATTAAGAGGCTAACAAGAGGAACTGCTGATGAGATCATAGGTGACTTTTTATCAGAACTTGGAGTTATGGCACATGTCAATCACCCCAACACTGCTAAGCTTGTTGGTTATGGTGTGGATGGTGGAATGCACCTTGTTCTTGAATTGTCTGAGAAAGGGAGCTTAGCTTCACTGCTTTATG GTTCGAAGGAGAAATTAGCATGGTGCATGAGGCAAAAAATTGCAGTAGGAACAGCAAAGGGTATATTATATCTTCATGAGGGTTGTCAAAGAAGAATAATTCATAGAGATATAAAAGCTGCAAATATATTGCTCACTGAGGACTATGAGCCTCAG ATATGTGATTTTGGGCTAGCAAAATGGCTACCGCAGAATTGGACTCACCACACTGTTTCGAAATTTGAAGGAACTTTTGG GTACCTTGCACCTGAGTACTTGCTTCATGGAATTGTTGATGAGAAAACAGATGTATTTGCTTTTGGTGTGCTTCTATTAGAATTGGTCAGTGGAAGGCGTGCACTTGATTATTCACAACAAAGCCTTGTTTT GCAAAACCATTGCTGA